In a genomic window of Dyadobacter fermentans DSM 18053:
- a CDS encoding c-type cytochrome, whose amino-acid sequence MQGNTIRFIGSVVVIATLSFTASGLEVGQQRASLPRPAWQRPALPCGGASLADTLSQPARFGFGRPATEAEIAMLDIDVRPDGQGLPTGEGNAAEGKAIYALKCAGCHGATGTEGPNDRLVVGDTIKGARRIRAIGNYWPHATTVFDYIRRAMPFNQPGSLTDREVYGLTAYLLHANGLWDGKVALNAKNLPTIKMPARDKFVPDDRTDGPEIK is encoded by the coding sequence ATGCAGGGAAATACGATTAGGTTTATAGGCAGCGTGGTGGTAATCGCCACGCTGTCGTTTACGGCTAGCGGCCTTGAAGTCGGCCAGCAACGTGCCTCGTTGCCACGCCCGGCGTGGCAACGCCCTGCATTGCCATGCGGGGGCGCATCGCTGGCTGATACCCTTTCACAGCCTGCCCGCTTCGGGTTTGGGCGGCCGGCCACGGAGGCGGAAATCGCCATGCTCGACATCGATGTCCGCCCGGATGGCCAAGGCCTGCCCACCGGCGAAGGCAATGCCGCGGAAGGCAAGGCCATTTACGCATTGAAATGTGCCGGATGTCACGGCGCCACCGGCACCGAGGGCCCCAACGACCGGCTCGTGGTGGGCGACACGATCAAAGGCGCACGGCGGATCAGGGCGATCGGCAACTACTGGCCCCACGCCACCACGGTTTTCGACTACATCCGGCGGGCAATGCCTTTCAACCAGCCCGGTTCGCTTACCGACCGGGAAGTGTACGGCCTTACCGCCTACCTGCTCCACGCCAATGGCCTGTGGGACGGGAAAGTCGCATTGAATGCGAAAAACCTTCCGACCATCAAGATGCCCGCCCGCGACAAGTTCGTGCCCGACGACCGCACGGACGGCCCCGAAATCAAATAA
- a CDS encoding dihydrofolate reductase family protein has product MSKVFFDNAISLDGFFAGEKRGPQNPLGDRGTQIHLWMYKQKAFFKNLGFEGGEEYGDDSRLIDDTFARTGAYVMGKRMFDEGEVNWPEDLYKRDVFVVTREVREPWRQNGSTTFYFVNDGLESALAKAKQSAGDRDVRIQGGADIIQQFLNAGLIDEFTIHQSPVMLGSGIRLFDHIDIDRFEFTIKNVQPSALTTHITYEVKRK; this is encoded by the coding sequence ATGAGTAAAGTATTTTTTGACAATGCGATTTCACTTGACGGCTTTTTCGCGGGCGAAAAAAGGGGGCCGCAAAACCCGCTCGGCGACCGCGGGACGCAAATCCATCTCTGGATGTACAAGCAAAAGGCTTTTTTCAAAAATCTGGGATTTGAAGGCGGCGAGGAGTACGGCGACGATAGCCGGCTGATCGACGACACTTTTGCGCGCACCGGCGCCTATGTCATGGGTAAGAGGATGTTTGACGAAGGCGAAGTAAACTGGCCGGAAGATTTATATAAAAGAGATGTATTTGTAGTCACCCGCGAAGTGCGCGAGCCCTGGCGGCAAAACGGCAGCACCACATTTTACTTCGTGAACGACGGCCTGGAAAGCGCTCTTGCAAAGGCGAAACAATCAGCCGGCGACAGGGACGTGCGCATTCAGGGCGGCGCCGACATCATCCAGCAGTTTCTGAACGCAGGGCTTATTGATGAATTCACCATCCACCAGTCGCCCGTGATGCTCGGCAGCGGCATCCGCCTGTTCGACCATATCGATATCGACCGGTTTGAATTCACTATTAAAAACGTGCAGCCTTCGGCCCTAACGACCCATATCACCTACGAGGTGAAAAGAAAATAG
- a CDS encoding Kelch repeat-containing protein — protein MDQNGELSGGGRFDAVGFSVGNTGYISNGTGYDRYLRDNWAFDPQKNSWNRVADFPEGARREAFSFSIGNKAYVGYGTNTDTFSLRNDFYEFDPATGRWTRKADIPRLWNNNAVGLAVNGKGYIITGDYSKQVLEYDPVTNQWTVKKDFPGEDRSSAAGFVINGIGYLVGGNPGYGRGLVDVWEYDASQDSWTRRADIRSIGYEGTGFSVHGKGYICNANGSYKQIFEFDPAKNKWSRKKDFPGAATTSSVSFVIDGVAYVATGSTYGNVSNEIWRFDPE, from the coding sequence ATGGACCAAAATGGCGAACTGTCCGGCGGAGGTCGCTTCGATGCCGTCGGCTTTTCCGTTGGCAACACCGGCTACATTTCGAACGGTACCGGGTATGACCGTTACCTGCGCGACAACTGGGCTTTTGACCCGCAAAAAAACAGTTGGAACCGCGTTGCGGATTTCCCCGAAGGCGCGCGCAGGGAAGCATTCAGTTTTTCTATCGGCAACAAGGCCTACGTGGGATATGGCACCAACACCGACACGTTTTCCCTCCGCAACGATTTCTATGAATTCGACCCGGCTACCGGCCGCTGGACGCGAAAAGCGGATATCCCGAGGCTGTGGAACAACAACGCCGTGGGGCTTGCGGTGAACGGCAAAGGCTATATCATCACAGGCGATTACTCGAAGCAGGTCCTGGAATACGATCCGGTAACCAATCAATGGACGGTTAAAAAGGATTTTCCGGGTGAAGACAGATCCTCGGCGGCGGGTTTTGTGATCAATGGGATAGGCTATCTCGTGGGGGGAAATCCCGGCTACGGGCGTGGGCTGGTGGACGTGTGGGAATACGACGCTTCGCAGGACAGCTGGACTCGAAGGGCCGATATCAGGTCGATAGGCTACGAAGGGACCGGGTTTTCGGTTCATGGGAAGGGCTATATCTGCAATGCCAACGGTTCTTACAAGCAAATCTTTGAATTCGACCCTGCGAAAAATAAATGGTCGAGAAAGAAAGACTTCCCCGGCGCGGCCACCACCAGTTCCGTTTCTTTTGTGATCGATGGCGTGGCTTATGTAGCCACGGGCTCCACGTATGGCAACGTTTCCAACGAAATCTGGCGGTTCGACCCTGAATAA
- the soxC gene encoding sulfite dehydrogenase, with protein sequence MQQPDDKKTLTTSGKMSRRNLLAGAAAASIVLVQTASGKAFQAALTASELAGDPTKVPGVPPGALGTRSPFEKPVKVFSETSSRTPLQDLQGMLTPSDLHYERHHGGVPAIDPTKHELVIHGMVDKPMVFTVADLKRFPSVSRIAFLECSGNYRGAGDGKIRPQEICGLTSQSEWTGVALSTLFREVGVSPKASWFLAEGGDAAVMTRSVPVHKGWDDAIIAYAQNGEAIRPEQGYPVRLFLPGWEGNANVKWLRRIELADAPFMTREETSKYTEAVGGGKIRQFSFTMDARSIITYPSYPAKVEKGWIEIRGIAWSGRGKVVRVEVSTDAGKTWHNAALQEPVLDKAIAAFRYLWNWDGNPTEIMSRTVDETGYVQPFLKQLVAARGGNMGYHFNPVTAWYLQQDGQVLFKST encoded by the coding sequence ATGCAGCAACCCGACGATAAGAAGACATTGACCACCTCCGGCAAAATGAGCAGGCGTAACCTGCTCGCCGGTGCGGCCGCGGCGTCCATTGTGCTGGTACAAACCGCGAGCGGCAAGGCATTCCAGGCCGCATTAACCGCTTCCGAGCTGGCAGGTGACCCTACGAAAGTACCGGGCGTGCCGCCGGGCGCATTGGGAACACGTTCGCCGTTCGAGAAACCCGTGAAGGTATTTTCCGAAACATCTTCCCGCACACCATTGCAGGATTTACAAGGCATGCTCACGCCTTCGGACCTGCATTATGAGCGGCATCACGGCGGCGTGCCGGCCATCGACCCGACAAAGCACGAGCTGGTCATTCACGGCATGGTCGACAAGCCGATGGTATTCACCGTAGCCGATCTGAAACGCTTCCCGTCGGTTTCCCGTATTGCATTCCTGGAATGTTCGGGCAATTACCGGGGCGCGGGCGACGGCAAAATCCGCCCGCAGGAGATTTGCGGGCTCACCAGCCAGAGCGAATGGACGGGCGTGGCGCTATCCACCCTTTTCCGGGAGGTAGGCGTGAGCCCCAAAGCAAGCTGGTTCCTGGCAGAAGGCGGCGATGCGGCGGTAATGACGCGCAGCGTGCCCGTCCACAAGGGTTGGGACGATGCCATCATTGCCTATGCCCAAAACGGCGAGGCCATTCGCCCGGAGCAGGGCTATCCTGTGCGGCTTTTCCTGCCGGGCTGGGAAGGTAATGCCAATGTGAAATGGCTCCGGCGCATCGAGCTCGCCGACGCGCCTTTTATGACCCGCGAGGAAACTTCCAAATACACCGAGGCCGTGGGTGGCGGCAAAATCCGGCAATTCAGCTTCACGATGGACGCGCGTTCCATCATCACTTATCCTTCCTATCCCGCCAAAGTGGAAAAAGGGTGGATCGAGATCCGCGGCATTGCGTGGAGCGGCCGCGGCAAAGTGGTGCGCGTGGAAGTAAGCACCGATGCCGGCAAGACCTGGCACAACGCCGCATTGCAGGAGCCCGTGCTCGACAAGGCCATCGCCGCATTCCGCTACCTGTGGAACTGGGACGGCAACCCTACCGAAATCATGAGCCGCACGGTAGATGAAACCGGGTACGTGCAGCCGTTTCTGAAACAATTGGTAGCCGCGCGGGGCGGAAATATGGGTTACCATTTCAATCCCGTCACAGCTTGGTATTTGCAGCAGGACGGGCAGGTTTTGTTTAAATCCACCTGA
- a CDS encoding outer membrane protein assembly factor BamB family protein, translated as MIGISRFRKHFSNNNLLLIPAIAAFAGLVAYQTRQSDDRSWGVYKADAESTSYSPLDQINTSNVSQLKPAWTHSYHDMKDGSRPGNSECNPIVVDGVMYTTSARHWAYAINARTGEQLWAFDPFDGAEGGGVSRGVTYWEDGQDKRILFTGGDNLFALDARTGKPIPGFGQNGRVSMNVGLRDHPATISVIPTSPGIVYKDLLIMGAEVSELYGAQPGYIRAYNCKTGKLEWTFHTIPLPGEPGYETWPKDAYKYAGGVNDWAGMSVDARRGIVFLALGSPSYDFYGADRHGDNLYGNSVVALDAATGRYIWHYQLVHHDLWDYDLPAPPNLVTVNRDGQKIDAVAQVTKHGFVFVFNRENGEPLFPIEERKVPASNIPGERASPTQPFPLKPKPFARQWMTESDLTHYTDAGHDSLVKKFRSMRYEGLFTPPDLKGTLMLPGTRGGAEWGGAAYEPASTVLFVKSNDSPEIQSMKKVDPEQEAKDQTVFDQGKTLYMTYCMACHGKDKNGDEPNYPSLIGLRSRMTREAALDKIKKGGGKMPAFASAIKGKEKGIIAFLFDRPQNSAKVTKQETGQTQKGADKYLNLTAYGHFRDPQGNPALRPPWGTLNAINLSTGDYEWQIPLGNDEKRQENGGPETGQEGSAGPIVTAGGLIFISGTLDRKLRAFDKKNGRLVWQTTLPGVANATACTYMSGGKQYVALSVGGTKENPSGFVMAFAVP; from the coding sequence ATGATTGGAATATCCCGATTCAGAAAACATTTTTCCAACAATAACCTCCTCCTCATTCCCGCAATCGCCGCATTTGCCGGCCTGGTAGCTTACCAAACCCGCCAGTCCGACGACCGCTCCTGGGGCGTGTACAAGGCCGATGCCGAAAGTACCAGCTATTCGCCCCTCGACCAGATCAACACATCGAATGTAAGCCAGCTTAAACCGGCCTGGACGCATTCCTACCACGATATGAAGGATGGAAGCAGGCCCGGAAACAGCGAATGCAACCCCATCGTGGTGGACGGCGTGATGTACACCACCTCTGCCCGGCATTGGGCCTATGCGATCAACGCGCGCACCGGGGAGCAGCTCTGGGCGTTCGACCCGTTTGACGGGGCCGAAGGCGGCGGGGTAAGCCGCGGCGTTACCTACTGGGAGGATGGCCAGGACAAACGTATCCTCTTCACCGGTGGAGATAACCTCTTCGCGCTCGACGCCCGCACGGGCAAGCCCATCCCAGGTTTCGGCCAAAACGGCCGGGTGAGCATGAATGTGGGCTTGCGCGACCACCCGGCGACCATTTCGGTGATTCCTACTTCGCCCGGCATTGTGTACAAAGACCTGCTCATTATGGGCGCCGAGGTTTCGGAATTATACGGCGCACAGCCCGGCTATATCCGGGCCTACAACTGCAAAACCGGCAAATTGGAATGGACATTCCACACCATTCCCCTTCCCGGAGAGCCGGGCTACGAAACCTGGCCCAAAGATGCTTATAAATATGCAGGTGGCGTGAACGACTGGGCCGGCATGAGTGTAGACGCCCGCCGCGGCATCGTGTTCCTCGCTTTGGGCTCGCCTTCCTACGACTTCTACGGCGCAGACCGCCATGGCGACAACCTGTACGGCAATAGCGTTGTGGCCCTGGATGCGGCTACGGGCAGGTATATCTGGCATTACCAGCTAGTCCATCACGATTTGTGGGACTACGACCTTCCCGCTCCTCCCAACCTGGTGACCGTCAACCGCGACGGCCAAAAGATCGACGCTGTGGCGCAGGTGACCAAGCATGGGTTTGTATTTGTATTTAACCGCGAAAACGGGGAACCGCTGTTTCCGATCGAGGAAAGAAAAGTGCCGGCGTCCAACATTCCGGGCGAGCGGGCCTCTCCTACCCAGCCATTCCCGCTGAAACCCAAGCCTTTTGCACGACAATGGATGACGGAATCCGATTTGACGCATTATACCGATGCCGGCCATGATTCGCTCGTGAAGAAATTCCGCTCCATGCGCTATGAAGGCCTTTTTACACCGCCCGACCTGAAAGGCACGCTTATGCTGCCGGGCACACGCGGCGGTGCCGAATGGGGCGGCGCTGCCTACGAGCCGGCCTCGACGGTGCTTTTTGTAAAGTCCAACGATTCGCCCGAAATACAATCAATGAAGAAGGTAGACCCTGAGCAGGAGGCCAAAGACCAGACGGTTTTCGACCAGGGCAAAACATTGTACATGACCTATTGCATGGCCTGCCATGGCAAGGACAAGAACGGCGATGAGCCCAACTACCCGTCGCTGATCGGCCTCCGCAGCCGCATGACCCGCGAGGCGGCGCTCGACAAGATCAAAAAAGGCGGCGGCAAGATGCCTGCATTTGCCTCGGCGATCAAGGGGAAGGAAAAGGGCATCATCGCATTCCTGTTCGACCGCCCGCAAAATTCCGCCAAAGTGACGAAGCAGGAAACCGGACAAACACAAAAAGGCGCCGACAAATACCTGAACCTAACCGCCTACGGCCATTTCAGAGATCCGCAAGGCAACCCGGCGCTGCGTCCGCCGTGGGGAACACTCAATGCAATCAACCTCAGCACGGGCGACTACGAATGGCAGATACCACTCGGCAACGACGAGAAACGGCAGGAAAACGGCGGCCCCGAAACCGGCCAGGAAGGCTCGGCGGGCCCTATCGTCACCGCCGGCGGACTGATATTCATCAGCGGAACGCTGGACCGCAAGCTTCGGGCATTCGATAAAAAGAACGGCAGACTCGTTTGGCAAACTACGCTCCCGGGCGTGGCCAATGCTACTGCCTGCACGTACATGAGCGGCGGGAAGCAGTATGTGGCGCTGTCGGTGGGTGGCACGAAGGAGAATCCGTCGGGTTTTGTGATGGCGTTTGCGGTGCCGTAA